The Rhodopirellula halodulae genome includes the window TCCAGGCTCACAACCTGGCGTACAACGTGTCGACTGAGTTCGACGATTATCGCCAGCGTTACGAGATGGTCCGTGAGGGCACGGAGTTCCTGACCAAGGGCGTGAACCAAAACCGCAAGGCACCTCGTTTGGTGTGGTACACGGGTTGGTTCTACGGCCAAAAGATGGGCATGTCGGATGAGAAAAAGCAGTTCCGACGCTTGTTCTCCGAAGACGAGAAGCTGCACGAAGATCTACTCAACGAAGACATCGCCGTCGACAGCCCTGAAGCTCGCGGGCCGATGAACAAACCTGATAACTGGTTGGTCGGCCGATTGTGGCTGTATCGCGGTTATGACTTGGTTGAATCCGGAGTGCAGATTCGCCGTCAAACGCCTTTGAACTTTTATGAAACGGGGCCGAAGTGGCGACTCAAGCACGCGGAGGCAATCGAAGACGAAGGCGTGCTGGATGAACGTGCCCAGAATGCTTGGCAGTTGGCTTCGGCGGATTGGAAGTCGTTCGGGAATCGTTCGGTGCCAACCACGGCGGCGTTCACGATCAAGCTTGGGCAACTCGATGAGCTGATTCGCCAACGCGAGGACAAAATTGAAAAGCTGAGAGAAGTGACTGGCGATGCCTACGTGGAAGCGGAAGCAAAGGCGATCGAAAAGTTGGATCCTGTTCAGCGCGATGCCTTGTCGACTCCACGCGAGGAACGATCCAAATCGCAGCAATCGATCGCTGAGAAGGCTCGTCAGTTCATCAGCGTCGACTATGACGCCGTGGCCCGTGCCGCAGACCCATCCAAGCAACTCGAAGCCCTGCAGTTGGTTGAGGATGTCAAAGATTTGGATGAGCGGATCTTGAAAACCGAAGGGTATCGAAAACAGATCAACTATCCCTACTGGGACACGTTGGCGATGGCGGAGCAAGAAGAACGAACGGTTCGAGCTCGTCGTTTGATCTACGAAGCCGAAAAAGCGAATGCAGACGCGGAGCTCGAAAAAGCGATTTCGTT containing:
- a CDS encoding IRE (iron responsive element), translated to MNRTTVLRRKLIYLMILVVMLIPLYLLGQPSGGGGEGGGQLAQLRGKYDIAESDLGEISPASETMKLASLGLRGVAASLLWKKSHDYRVMHEWDRLKATLNNIALLQPHFDKVWEFQAHNLAYNVSTEFDDYRQRYEMVREGTEFLTKGVNQNRKAPRLVWYTGWFYGQKMGMSDEKKQFRRLFSEDEKLHEDLLNEDIAVDSPEARGPMNKPDNWLVGRLWLYRGYDLVESGVQIRRQTPLNFYETGPKWRLKHAEAIEDEGVLDERAQNAWQLASADWKSFGNRSVPTTAAFTIKLGQLDELIRQREDKIEKLREVTGDAYVEAEAKAIEKLDPVQRDALSTPREERSKSQQSIAEKARQFISVDYDAVARAADPSKQLEALQLVEDVKDLDERILKTEGYRKQINYPYWDTLAMAEQEERTVRARRLIYEAEKANADAELEKAISLYEEAFEVWAEIFDDYPILVIDDTAEDLYDSLRRYRIAIDSDEIPDDFPLKTFIELMGEYGQVDQDMYEQVRQTQKELAAQRQVELEEEERRLEEAAAKEAAEAENSEADSEMKADEADKTEAADESEADEPESAESSSEEEVAEMKEEAETSEEQTDGEPAKEDESTSDGSDEPKPEPQPEPGQPEVDSPGDAAVESDESGS